The Bubalus bubalis isolate 160015118507 breed Murrah chromosome 21, NDDB_SH_1, whole genome shotgun sequence genome segment AGTTGATTTTTCTGACCACAGGCATAACCTTGCCAAGAACCCTGGAGCTGCAAGGTTCTTGGGCATCAGAACCAGCTGGGACACTTTCCTCATTCTCTTGCTGTGAAGGCTCTGGTTGGAATCTTGGTTCTCATTATGACACAGGAGTCTGTTTTATAGCCGATCAGTGACGTTTGACTTTCAGCAGCACCACTGGCTACGCACCTCTCCCCTCCCAACATTCCTGGAGAATATTTTCACAATTGGTTGTTGTTTCCCCAACCCAAGCCTGGAAGAAGGCAATTAGCGGTCCCTTGTCTCTGTCTTCCTCCAGACCCAATGCCTGAGGTCCTCCAGCCATCTTTGCCTGCAGTTTCAGGACTGTTTACAAACCTAACGCACCTATCGGTACCTGGAGGTGCCGATAAATTGGAGCATGAAGATTTTCTTCTGGAATGTTTCATTGTTCTCATGTTGAAAAGTGAAATGCAAACACCTGAAGACCCTGAGCCTTATTTCTTTACGTGCTGAAAAGAAATCTGTCACACTATTTGGTCTTCTTGGGGGATGGCTCTACAGGATGTGACTGCTGGAGGCTGCCTTTTAAGAAGATCCTGGTTTCAAAATGCGTAACCTTTTGTATTTAATTGCAGTGAAATGCCCCTAAGTGCAAAATGTGAATTCCTTGATTTTGTTCTACTTGGTGAATTTCTATGCTATCTCCTGTCTGCACTAGTTGGTGAATGATGTACCCGACAATGCTCTATAAAAGGtgcacttaataaatatatttttccatttattgctttgccctctttctttctcttgagaACAGTGACCATATCTGGAGGCTTGCAGACTTCAGTTCccttgctgggcttcccttgaATCTGCATAATCTGTCTGGTTGTGACACAGGCGCATCTGGGCTGTGGcaggtgctgggggcaggggtgggggtcagCAGGAGACCTGATCCCAGTCTCTTGGTTCACAGCTTCTCTCATTTAGCAGAGTTCTGTTGGAAGATGCTCTAAGACCCATACACAAACCTCTTGTATGATGTAGCCACACCCACCATCTAACTCTGGACATTATGGGAGTCTAGATTGTCATCTTGAAGGAAGCTTAAGGCATATCTTTCTTCAAATGGGATATGGGAGCTACCTGCAGAATCACAAATGGGTTTGTGGTCATTCCTGGTCTCCACTACTGAATCACAACCTGTATCTTAAGCAAGAATACCTCATGAGCCAGATGTAGTGTATGAGAGTGGAatgccacccccttctctggcCCGTTCTCATCATACCCCTAGTACGCTGTTCTGACTGCTGCTTTTCAGGTGGGGTCACAGAAGGAATGACTCCCGTCATAGTCTGGCCCTTAGAGAAGGAGAGTGAGCTTGAAAAATTGGAGTCAGGATCAAGTTAGGTCACAGTAAATGCCAAGATGGTCAAAAATCTCTGCATAACCCAAGACTCCAAGTCTGAAATGGTTGGCCCAACAATGTGAGAGATGTCTGAGGGGCAGGCCCTTCGAGGGGGTGTAAGGGGTACTTGCTTTAAACCTTTCAGCAGGAGGAGCCTAGGCTGTGAGTCCACTTGAGAATGTGCAGGGCCCTTGAGCAGAGAGCAGTGGGCTGGAACCACAGCATGAAAGTGACTGGCTGTGCACCTTTTGACAAGTCTGGCCTCTGGACAGTGACTTTCTTGTTTGCAAAAAGTAAGGGATGACGATGAGTGTTTAAGAACAAAATATACCGATATCTGCagcttctttaaaaatgcaaaagaaagggGAGATTGGCAGGTGAAAGATGAGTAGGAACGTGTTGAAGGCGGAGCAGTAAAATGTGAATTCTAGAGCCTAGATGGTGGGTAGATAGTTGTTCGCAGCTGACATTTTCAACATTCCtctgtgtttgaaattttcataCTAAGATACTcgaaaaaacaaaagcaggtaAAAAGAGCTAAAATGGACTTTAGAGATCATTTCGTGGACGATAAAGTTGAGACCAACTAGGAGGAGAGGCAAGGATAGAATGGAGGCTGCTTCTGCCCTGCCTCCCTTGCAGGTGTGGCCCCCTCCACCACATCACCCCCAGGTCCCTTGGGCTCATGGCCAGATGCCAGTGAGGTGGTACCTCTGAAAACATGAAAAGTACTTTGGAACCTGAATTTCATGAGACTTATAGGTGTTGCAtgggaaaaaaaggggggggcggggggatcaAATAGGATTGGAGCCTAAATAGCTTTCTTTACTGCAGGACTTGTCAGAGCCTTTAACATTCTAACGTCTATTGAAAATCTCTGAGagaaatataatacattttcCAAACAAATTTAAGTGTAAAAGCTGCCCCCTGCATTTTTTGAGGACTTAGTTCTAGATAACACACTTGGGGAAAGCATCCCTAAAGAATGAAAGATTTctggttttctgatttttttttcctgctgaggCTAGGTGGGCAGGAGATGGACCATGCCTTTTCCATTGCCTTGTATTTGGGCCACATGTGAACAAATTGGACCGTATGCCCTCATCACATCCCTTGGGGCTGAGGGTGTACATGCCAGGAGGCGATGCCAGGGGCTCAGCATCTGAGCCAAAAGggaggtttgaacccaggccctgctTTCAGTGGTGCCCAggggccatttccttctgtgaGTAACCTCTGGCTGGCCCAGGGGCAACAGAAGTCGATGGGGAATAATCTCCCCAGAAGCACAGTGGGAGCAGATACCCAGCGAACAAGAATCCCAGGAGAAACCAAACTCTGGTTCTTGCATTTGGCTGAGAGACGGGTTAGCCAGCTTGACCCTTCTGCTTCTCAGGGCAGTGAAACATATTTTTGGAGCTGATCAGGGCATGTGCCCACATAGTGGACAGATGAAAAACAGCCTTCTCCAGATGCAACCGAAACCCTTTATTGGAGCCACCCTCCTAATGCCAGCAGTCACTGGTGGTTTCCTGGGGCAGGGGTAGGGTGTCCCGGGTGGGAACTGTGGGCCGGTTTATGCTGTTACAGTACAAGTGAATGCAAAGATTTGCAGTAGCTGCCTCTTAGCAAATGATCTTCCCTGACGCCCAGTCATGGGGGCATCGTGGTAcggcaggaggcagagggaagcCCACTGTGCTTCCATGGTGggctgtcttttctttctggttttcctACTCTGTGTCCTCCCATCTTGTGGGGCAGCAGTGGTCCCCAAGGAGAAAGAGCCCACCAGCAGCCCCACGAGCAGTAGGCTCCCCTGCCCCGCCGCCCCCTCACCCACCCGGGCCTCACACTTCCTTCCGCAGCATCACCTTGATGTTGCTGCAGACCTGGCCCAGGGCGGCGAAGAGTGGGTTGCAGAAGGTGCGGATGCAGAGCGAGTAGATGTGACTGATGCACTGGATCTCGATCAGGTAGCTCTTGATGCAGGGCACCACCGCCCAGATGTGGCAGAAGGAGATGCAGGCGAACAGGAAGCCCCAGAGCAGGGCCAGTGGGACGCCCAGCAGTGTGGACAGCAGGCGGTAGCACCAGTACTTGGAGACTGTGAAGGTGGTGTAGCTCACCTTCCACACGCCGTCAAAGCTGTAGGTGCCCACGGGCTCCGCGATCACGTCTTCAAAATCCACCtgcaggggcaggagggggaaTCCTCAAGTCACAGCATCACCTATTTCTTAAGGGTCAGAACCCCCTGAGTGGCCTGTTAAAGCTGGTGCCTGGGCCACACGCATGGGACTTCAGACCCCTGTGAGTCCAggtggggcctgagactctgTATTTCTGACCAGCTCCCAGGTGATGGCTGGTGTTGCCCTAGAGTTGTGAGGCATAAGAGCTGGTCCAGTCCTCTCTTTTATGGGGGGAGAAGAGGCTCCGAGGAGTTGACTGATTTAAACTGTAAGTTCCAGGCTGGCCAGGAGACTCtgaaattctattattttatgaTCCTAGGGAATTGGAATGGCAGTAATCCTGCAAAGATTTACCGGGTGCCTGCTGATAGGATGGCAAACAGATGAAGGTTCCTGCCCTCCTGGACTTTATGGCCACAGAGAGAACAAGGCCAGTTCTCTGGTAATTATGGGAAGGACAGGGGCCATATGCACCCACAGGGTGACGTTTAACTCAGCCTGGGGGtaaagcttcctggagaaggtgataTCTAGCTAAGCTGATTCCTGGTGGTAGCCAGCCGGAGGTGTGGGCTGGAAAAGTGTTTGGGGCACCAACTGCTGGGACCTAGTGGGATAGATCGTATGCTCTCTCAGGGAGTTACAGGCCTTCTGGAAGGCCAAGCACAGGCCCATGATGGCCAGAGAGAGGCTGGAGAGGCCAGATGGGGCAGGCATTGTGCAGAGAGCAGCCTCTGAGTGAGGGCTTTTGCACAGGGAGTGGCTTGGCTGgattgtagcttttttttttttcagttgaggtataattgacacatTACGTTAGTTTTAGGTGTTCAACACAgtgatttgatttttatatttcaggAAATGATCACCACACTGAGTATAGTTAACATCTTTGTGTACATGTGATCAGAACTTTTATGACTTACTCTCAGCAGCTTTTACATGtacaatacaatattattcaCCATGCATTGTATTTACCATGCTGTACTATACATCCTTAGGACTCATtcatcttgtaactggaagttggCACCTTTTGACCCCTTCATCCATTTTACCTCCTCCCTGCCCGCCTCTGAAACCACCAGTCTGCTCTCTGCATCTCTGGTCTGACTTTTGAGTAGCTCATCCTGGCTGACATGACTGGGGTGGGtgttggggtgggagagaggatgCCTGGGGGAGAGGCCAGCTGGGAGGCGTCACTGGGTCCAGCCTTGTCAGGGGTGATAGAGGAGGCTAGAGGAGGTGCACTGGTCTGAGCTGTTTCAGGATCTGGCCGGTGGTGAGGGAAGGACTGTGTTGTCCTGGCTGGTGGAGGCGTCTGGATTCTGAGTGCTGCACCTCAGGAGTGCAGCATTGTTCCTTCTGCCCTGGTCCTGAGCAGCCTCAGACTCTCCTCTCATGCTGCCTACTtggtcctttctttttcttttttaaaatctttttggtTGTACCGCATGGCATTTGGGCTTttaacttccctgaccaggaatcaaacctgcaccccctgcattggaggtgtggagtcttaacctagctcaccagggaagtctcctccctgtccctcccttgCATCTGGAAAGAAGGTGGACACTCAATAAAATCCTGCTCACACAACCCACTGAAATGGTGACTGAGGCCCCATTTGGtaagtgggaaaaaataaagattgcTTTCAGCCAAGTCACTTCACTAACCTTTCGTGAGTCCCTACTATGCCTTAAGCAGCATCATGCTGCTTTCTCATGTGTGATGTCATTTAGTAGCACTGAGCGTTAGCTgtcttgtctataaaatgagaggCAGTGTGTTCCTGGGCTGCTTTAACAGCAGTTGGTTGAATGAATGCACGAATGAATCAGACTAACTGGAGGGTGAGGAGTCGGGCCAGTGAGCTCAAACCTCAGTCTCCCATGCAGACCCTTTTCCCACTTTTGAGGGGGAAGGAGATCCTCTCTAtgaataaagttattaaaattacttttccttATAACATAGC includes the following:
- the CAV3 gene encoding caveolin-3, producing the protein MMAEEHTDLEAQIVKDIHFKEIDLVNRDPKNINEDIVKVDFEDVIAEPVGTYSFDGVWKVSYTTFTVSKYWCYRLLSTLLGVPLALLWGFLFACISFCHIWAVVPCIKSYLIEIQCISHIYSLCIRTFCNPLFAALGQVCSNIKVMLRKEV